CGTTCACCTTCAGGCGCACGATGCCCACGTGTTCCGACTGGTACAGGTAGAGGTCGGAGGCACCGGAATAGCACGCATGGCGCAGCAACGAGAAGTAGATGGTGCGAATCAACCCAAGGGTCGAGTCGTCTTCGTCCTGACGCCGCGAGAGGGCGCTCTTCTCTGTGTACTCCTTGACCGCCAGGTCGAAGGCCTCAGCCGTGTTTGCGAAGAACTTCAGATAGACGTTCTGGATGGTGTGCTCGCTGGCCACCACCACCTCTGCGCGAGACTCCTGGTAGAAGGAGTTCAGTGCAGCGTTGACAGTGTCGGCGTCGGGGACAGCGACCATCAGCGTACCGTCCGGCCGGCGACCGACCGGGACGAACTTCTTGAAGTCCGTCAATTCGAGGCCAGCGAGGTCCTCTGCCTTGATGTCGTCGACCTTCTCGGCACCGAAGTACTCGAAGCCTGTCTGCAGGCTCACGGCCTCGGCCACGCGCTCCCCGGTGAGAAAGCCGAAGTCGCGCATGATTTGCGCTAGGGACTCCTTGGTTTCGCTCGCGCGGTTGAGCGCGATGTCGACGTGCGACTGCTTGACACCCATGCCCAGCAGAATCTTCTCCAGCGACTTCTTGGAGAAGATTTCGTCCGTGCGTGGCGCATGTTGGGGGCGCAATGCCACCGCACGGCCAGTCTCGAGCGCCGGTAGGGGCAGCACTTGTGCGGTGTTCACGACCACGGGTTCAGCGGAGAGAACCGTGCGCGCGGGAGCCTCCTCGCGCGACGAGGCCGGAGGCACGACGTGCTCGGGCTCCCGGGGGCGCGAGGCGGCGTGCGCCGGCCTGGCGGGGGAGAGTACGGACGTCTTGCTGCGCGAGCCGGAGAGGAAGTCGAAGGGAGAGGGTTTTGCCATGGTTTCTGGTTTCGGCTCAGGGAGCGGGGGTCAGGTCGCCGTAGACGCGAAGCCCGAGTTCGTAGGCCTGGTCCTGGACCTTCAGGTGCACGACGCTCAGCGGATGTGCCTGCATGTCCTTGATGTAGCGCAGCAGGCCCAGGTAGTCCGAGTAGGTGCCGCGAATATTGACCCGCATGCTCTGCACCTTGGTGCCAGGAATGACTTCGGTGAGCGTGTCCAGCGGCGACATGCTGCCGCTCGCGGCAAACTTGCCCGGCGCGACGGACGCCACAGTGACTGCGTGAGGCAGCCGACGGTTGTAGACGTCAAGCATCACCGCGGTGACCGCGTCCTGGAGCGACTTAGAAGACGTGTCGGGCGTGAGTTGACTGCTGAGCTCCTGATGGGCGCGCTCGGCTTCCTTCGCGGCGCGTTGCACGGATGCGAGGCGCGTTTTTGCGGACTCGGCCTCCTGCGACCACTGCTTGACGTAGTAGCCGCTAGTCGCTGCGATAGCGACCAGCGCTACCAACAGGAGTTTCGCAGTTGACTGTGACTTGGATGACATTGACACCTCCGCTCACCCCGGGCATTGTTTTCGTGCACTCTTCTGGAGGGGTGAGCTTCAGAAGCTGTTGAATCTCTTCGTTTCGCAGTTCGCTGAGCGCGCTGGGCTTGTTGTTCACGAAGCCGCCAGTGGTCAGGGGCATCGACACCACATAGGTTTCGCGCGCAGCGGTCGCATCGACCACCAAGGTGGAGCGAGGAGCCCAAATCGCAGCTGCACGTTCTGAGAGACGAGCAATATCTAGCGACTGGCTTTTGCCAAAACTGACCAGTGAGCTTGCAATCAGCGTCTGGTTCTTTCGGTCGAAGGCATCTGCCTTCTTCTGAGAAAACGAAATGGACGACTTCGTACTGGCCAAGCCGGTCTTGAGCACCGCGGCATAACCGGCGGTACCGATGGCCGCAGCGGCAGCGACCATGACGGCGCCATTCAAGAGCGAACTGACAGAGATGCCGTTCCACTCGGCCTCAGCCGGGTAGAGCTGGAGCTCGCCAGACTGCGCGACCAGGTCCGCATTGGAGAGCTGGACCGTCTGCGAATCCGGGCTCAGGCCGCGTGCCGACTGGAACTGCGCCAGGGTGAAGGCCAGGTTCGTAGGATTGAACGTGACCTGAGGCGCGCTGAACTCGCCGTCCACGCTGCGGTAGTAGAGGATTGCAACCTTGCGGCCGCTCTCCGCATCTTCCAGCAGGATGAAGACGATGTGGGCGCCCTTCGGCACCTCGCGGCGAACCATCGCACGCTCCACCAGCAGCAGGCCTGGGCCGACGCGCATGGACAGCTCTTCCAGCCGCTCCACCGATGTCGCGTAGATGGCCCCCAGTTGCTTGGCAGCGTTAATGATGCGCACCGACTCGCCAACGCCTTCGGAGAGCGCCAGGTCGCTGCCCTGCCGGTAGGTCGTCTTCGGGCCCACCGCGAAGCGGACGTCCTGTGCGGTGAGGCTTGCCGCTTCCTTCACGTCGCCTTCAGGCACATCGAGCAGGCCTTGCGCCGAGACATGGAAGCACGCGCGGGTGCCGTCCTCACGTGCGAGTACCAGGTGGAAGGCGCCCCTTGATTGGCGGACCTTTCGGGGCGCTTGGGGCTGTTTGGCGGGCTTTGCCGGCTTGCCGGCGCTGTCGCCCTTCTCTGCCGACCTTTCGGCTTTCGCAGGGGCGCCACCCTCAGAGCTCGAGGAGGCCTTTGGAGGCTTGGCCCCGCCGGCCTTCTTGCCGCCGAAACCAAAAAACGACTTTTTAGTTGCGCCTGGTAGAGCCGCGGCCACCGTCGCCGGTTCCTTCTTGTTGGCGAAGCGCGCCTGAAGGCTCGTACGCGCAGCGGATTGCGCCACCTCAGAATCAGTTCGGTCTGCGCCCCTTTCCGAGGGAGCCGCGGGTGCCTGAGGCGCAGCGTCCGGTTGACGCGCCTCCTCGGCCACCACCGGCGGTTCTGCTTCGAACGTTTCGTCGACGGGCTTCCGAGCCGCTGCGGCCTTCAACTTCAGGCCTAGGCCCGCAGGCTTCGTGGGCTCCTCAAAGGCCGGGCCAGGCGAGCTCGTCGGCTTGGTGTCCGTGAACGGCACATCCAGCGCAGGCTCGACGCGCACGGAGGCGTCCACCACCTCCTTCGGGTTGCGAATGAAGAGCCCCCGGCTGCCGTCGTCCGAGCCGCGCAGCGGCACGAGCACCTCAGAAACGCTCTCCGCACCGTCGGCGGTCTTCGACTTGGCGACGAAGAGCGAGAAGTCCTTGTCCGGCGGACGGACCGCCTTCAGCCCCTCCGGCGTTTTCTTCCTGATGTTAAGAAGCATGCGGCGCCCCTGTTAGAGCGATTCGCTCATGATGATGTCGTTGTCGGTCGGAGGAATCACGTTGGCGCGCAGCAGGATGACGACCTCCTTCGAGGTGCTCTTCTGGCCGGTCGTAGACGCGATGCTCGTGTCCTTCACGTCCTTGTTGTAGCGAATACCGCCCAGAATCAGCGTCTTGCCGCTTTCGGCCACAACGCGCATGTAGGTCTGCTTGTTTGACTGCGTCGGGGCCGTCAGCGTGCCGTTCAGGAAGTTCGAAAACGAACCGACCGACGACAGCACCGGCAGCAAGGTGATTTGCACCGAGCTCTTGTTCACGACCGAAGGCACCGCCGAGAAGCTCACGCCGTCGATGGCGAACGAGACGGAGCCAGACACCGTCGGCGCGCCGGCGGAGCCGCCCGTCGTGGTGTTGTTCGTCTGCTGGACGCTGCCCAAGTAAGGAATCTGCGTACCGTCGAAGTACGTCGCCGGGTTGTTGTTCAGCGACACGAGCTTCGGCTGCGACACGATGTTGACATCGGTGAACTGCATCAGCGAATTGATGATGGCAGCCGAGCTGGCGGTCGTGCGGTAGCCGCCGAGGCTTCCCTGGGCTGCGGCCGACGCGGCGGAGCCAATGAGCGAGCTCATGTCGCCGCCGGCGGCCTTGACCGCAGCGGAGGCGAGGTCGGAGCTGCCCCCGGCAAACATGCCGCGGCTGGCGCCGTTCAGCACGCGGCCCCACTGGATGCCGAGGCTGAAGTCCTTGGTGAGTGAGACCTCGATGACCGAGGCTTCGATTTCCACCTGGGTCATGGCGTCGCGCGCGAAGTTCTTGATGAAGTCGCTCATGCGGCGTAGCGCCTGGGCGTTGCCCTTCACGGACACCACGCCCTGGTCCGTCACCAGCACCTCGGCATTCTTGCCGGCCATGTCGGACATGAACTTAATCAGCGCCTTGCCGTCGGTTCCTTCCTTGCCGGCGATGGTGAATTCGGCCTTCAGCGAAGTTCCGCCGGCGCTGCCGCCACCGCCGCTGCCGCCCGAGCCACCGCTCGTCGAGGCGGAGGAATTCGCGGGGTCACCGCCCACGTTGTACTGGGCCTGCAGGCTCTTGAAGACGGCCGAAGGAAGGCGGAAGTTGTAGGTGGCGTTCTCCGCGATGTACAGCGTACGGTTGTCGCGGTCGAAGACTGCGGCGTAACCCGCAAGGAACGCGGTGGTGCGGATGGCGTCTTCGCTGAAGGAGCCGTTGAAGTCCACGGTCACCTTGCGCATGGGGTCGACGCCCTCGCCGTAGGCGACGGAGTAGCCGAGCTTCTTCGACAGCTCGCTCACCAGAGGCGCGAACGGCGTGCTGGCCGCCTTCACGTAGACGTCGCCACGCTTGGCAGGGGCTTCCGTGCGACGGAAATCGTTCAGCGGCTCGGTGATTTCGCGCACGCTTCCGCTGGCCCCCTGCTTCACGAAGTCCTTCACGGCGGCGGCAGCG
This window of the Variovorax sp. PBL-H6 genome carries:
- a CDS encoding type II secretion system protein GspD, whose amino-acid sequence is MSKRLLIAAAVATLISGCATPFATQQQAKDITDARAAAAVKDFVKQGASGSVREITEPLNDFRRTEAPAKRGDVYVKAASTPFAPLVSELSKKLGYSVAYGEGVDPMRKVTVDFNGSFSEDAIRTTAFLAGYAAVFDRDNRTLYIAENATYNFRLPSAVFKSLQAQYNVGGDPANSSASTSGGSGGSGGGGSAGGTSLKAEFTIAGKEGTDGKALIKFMSDMAGKNAEVLVTDQGVVSVKGNAQALRRMSDFIKNFARDAMTQVEIEASVIEVSLTKDFSLGIQWGRVLNGASRGMFAGGSSDLASAAVKAAGGDMSSLIGSAASAAAQGSLGGYRTTASSAAIINSLMQFTDVNIVSQPKLVSLNNNPATYFDGTQIPYLGSVQQTNNTTTGGSAGAPTVSGSVSFAIDGVSFSAVPSVVNKSSVQITLLPVLSSVGSFSNFLNGTLTAPTQSNKQTYMRVVAESGKTLILGGIRYNKDVKDTSIASTTGQKSTSKEVVILLRANVIPPTDNDIIMSESL